The region GGTTTATCGCCTCCCCTCCGAGCTGATACATCCCCGCCTCAAAAGACACCCTCGTCCTCGTGGAGGGCTTCTGGAATATCATGGCCAGTATTTTCCCCTTCAGCGCGCCGGCATAGGCGCTCTGATTTTTCTTTATCCTGAAAGCGAGCGCGAAAAGTTCCCGCACCTCGGTTTCGCTAAGATCCGTCACCTCAATAATGTCTCTTTTTTTCATGATTCCGTCCTGTGTCGTAAATATTTATTCGTTCTCAAACGCGACGATCCGGCAGATGCACGATTCACCGCCCTGGAATTTCCACGGGAAACAGCCTATTATCGTTCGCCTGTTTAGCAGTTGGTCGATCTCGCCGCCCAAATTCTCGGCGTGGATGATGTCCTGCGGAAAAAGCCTCACATGCATGAGCTGATAATGGTCCTCGGGGAACATCTTGTCCAGATGTTTGCCGTGTTTCTTTTTCAGGTAGGTGTCGCACTTTGCCGCTTCCTTGGGCATCCAGTCTTTTATCTTCGTGTTCATGGGATGATCCGCAGAACCGCAGTCAACGCCCAGCCAGTGCAGTTTCTTTTTCTCGCACCACTCGGCGAACTCCATCATCGGCCCGGGATGCCTGACCATATACCTCACCTCGTCGGCTTCCGGCTGGTCCCAGGCGTATTTGTGATAGCCCGTGTTGATGATGACGATATCGCCTTCCTTCACTTCAACCCTGTCCTCAATATCTTTTGAGGTGTAGATCCCGTAATCCTCGGCTATATCCGAAAGATCCACGATGACGCCGGGGCCGTAAAGAAAGCCGTTCAAAGGCAGAGAAGCTATGTCCTTGCCGTGAGTACAGAAATGCAGCGGGCCGTCCAGATGCGTGCCGACATGATTGGAATGCGTCAGCAGCTGGCCGTTGGCGCCGTTGGGCGCGAGCCTCTTGAAGAATTTTATCTGCAGGGGTTCGTAAGTCGGCCAGGCCGGAGTCAGATGACTGATGGGCTGCGATAAATCGTAAAGTTTCATAATATTTCCTCCATAGCGGGACAGTATAGCTCTCCCTAACACTACCTAAAGCATATTCCCGCGATTATATCATATACGCGCTGTTTTTTCCAAATTTCCCAATATAGACATCGCCCGATTCCCCGGAAAGCTCATTTTTAATATAAAGATGCTGCCCTTAGACACCTGCCTGCCACGGCGGACTTTCAGCTCCGGATAGCCCCCATTCGTATTCTCGCAGGAA is a window of Candidatus Omnitrophota bacterium DNA encoding:
- a CDS encoding cyclase family protein; the encoded protein is MKLYDLSQPISHLTPAWPTYEPLQIKFFKRLAPNGANGQLLTHSNHVGTHLDGPLHFCTHGKDIASLPLNGFLYGPGVIVDLSDIAEDYGIYTSKDIEDRVEVKEGDIVIINTGYHKYAWDQPEADEVRYMVRHPGPMMEFAEWCEKKKLHWLGVDCGSADHPMNTKIKDWMPKEAAKCDTYLKKKHGKHLDKMFPEDHYQLMHVRLFPQDIIHAENLGGEIDQLLNRRTIIGCFPWKFQGGESCICRIVAFENE